The genomic window GGGCATGGCCCTGGCGGTGGCGCGCAACTACGATCCGTTCCAGACCACCACCCACTTCACCATTTTCTCGCTGCTGAAGAAGTTCGATAAGGGTTTCGGAGTCTCGAAGAAGGCGCAGAAGGGCGGCTACGGCAACGTGACCGGGCAGCGCACCCTTGCCGACATCGAGCGCCGTCGCCAGGACCGCTGGAACATCCTGTTCATCGCCGGCATGTGGTTCCAGGACCTGTGGAACTACGACTTCCGCCGCACCGAGCAGTGCATCATCCCCTACGCCACGCAGGAGGGCGAGATCAGCTTCTGCGCCTACAACACCGGCATCGGCTGGCGCAACATCATCGAGAAGATGCACATGACCGCCAGCCTCACCAAGTGGTACGACGAGCATGGGCGGCACGAGATCTTCGCCGGGGGCAAGCGCGTCAACATCCAGACCCCGGAGGAGAGGTTCCTGCGGCTCAACCGCGAGCTGATCACGGAGAAGGAGCAGGACGACCTGGACAAGCTGGGCATCGCCAAGACCGCGCGCGACGAGAAGATCCGCGCCCGCGACGCCCGCCAGCAGGCCGATCCCGCGTACCACGCCCGCATGGCCAAGCTCTACCGCCAGGTGGTGCTCAAGGAAGAGCCCGATCAGGCCGCTGCCTTCGTGCCGGTGAACAACCTCATCGCTCCGGCCACGGCGGCTCCCGCGCCGCCCAAGCCGGTGGAGGAGCCGGTCGCCGGCGACTAGCGCGCAACCCGTCTTAGACTGAGC from Terriglobales bacterium includes these protein-coding regions:
- a CDS encoding radical SAM protein gives rise to the protein GMALAVARNYDPFQTTTHFTIFSLLKKFDKGFGVSKKAQKGGYGNVTGQRTLADIERRRQDRWNILFIAGMWFQDLWNYDFRRTEQCIIPYATQEGEISFCAYNTGIGWRNIIEKMHMTASLTKWYDEHGRHEIFAGGKRVNIQTPEERFLRLNRELITEKEQDDLDKLGIAKTARDEKIRARDARQQADPAYHARMAKLYRQVVLKEEPDQAAAFVPVNNLIAPATAAPAPPKPVEEPVAGD